A genomic segment from Daphnia pulex isolate KAP4 chromosome 5, ASM2113471v1 encodes:
- the LOC124194921 gene encoding glia maturation factor beta-like, which produces MSQNVSVCDIDSTLKDDLRKFRFRKATNNAAIIMKVDREKQLIFKEEELEDIDVDELREALPEHQPRFLVYSFKLDHGDGRISYPMCFIFSSPQDSKTELQMMYAGSKLELVKVAELTKVFEIRELEELTEEWLHSKLLK; this is translated from the exons ATG TCTCAAAATGTCAGTGTCTGTGATATTGACTCTACCCTGAAAGATGATCTTAGAAAGTTTCGCTTCAGGAAAGCGACTAACAATGCTGCCATTATAA TGAAGGTTGACAGAGAAAAACAGTTgattttcaaagaagaagaactggag GATATTGATGTGGATGAGCTGAGAGAGGCTCTACCTGAACACCAGCCACGTTTTCTGGTTTACAGTTTCAAGCTTGATCATGGTGATGGTAGAATATCTTACCCTATGTGCTTCATCTTCAGCAGTCCACAAG ATTCAAAAACAGAGCTTCAAATGATGTATGCTGGGAGTAAACTTGAACTAGTCAAAGTGGCTGAATTAACAAAAGTCTTTGAAATTCGCGAACTGGAAGAACTAACTGAAGAATGGCTTCACTCAAAGTTGCTCAAATAA
- the LOC124193841 gene encoding leucine repeat adapter protein 25-like → MSLPGLPPVPKNLTPYLASPPKQTSKTPTVNSGKAVRPLPRTPPREPPPPPPTTTSLGRKPSTLDTKLSILKKEMAGLRQVDMQLMNQLWSLQQSIQDLKCMMSASDLSPQSAVDPWELNHPQNNEEFYRSPYRLGAVNENDHISSSTSSISSGSGEKP, encoded by the exons ATGTCTCTTCCAGGACTTCCTCCAGTGCCGAAAAATCTAACCCCCTATCTAGCCAGTCCACCAAAgc AAACTTCTAAGACTCCCACAGTCAACTCTGGTAAAGCGGTTCGACCTCTTCCCCGAACACCTCCTCGTGAAcctccacctcctccaccCACTACTACTTCTCTCGGAAGAAAGCCTTCGACTCTTGACACGAAATTATCAATTCTTAAAAAGGAGATG GCTGGACTGAGGCAAGTAGATATGCAGTTGATGAATCAACTCTGGTCCCTTCAGCAGTCAATTCAGGATTTGAAATGTATGATGAGCGCGTCGGATTTATCACCCCAGTCGGCCGTCGATCCTTGGGAACTTAATCATCCACAAAACAACGAAGAATTTTACCGCAGTCCATATCGTTTGGGTGCGGTTAATGAAAACGACCAcatttcatcatcaacttCCTCCATTTCGTCTGGTAGTGGCGAAAAACCGTGA
- the LOC124194919 gene encoding serum response factor homolog A-like isoform X1 gives MAASDFLISRGTSIFISGHEVNRPITLRIKIEELNSMSYRQIEKLAKEKPNITRRDRVSEEILIEVQHSQNLHSDSHFISTDETTDDSTMESEVVQEPTVSKCGRKCGNQNSKEEQKALPVSKKAKESADHALNSTFSVDEQMFQQQQNQLLEKKQQQQQQLQEQQQQQQLQEQQLRKQEILLQLKQLREELQQLQQEKQQIQQRMEELQQQQQQLQEEQQQLEQLRQQLQLSIQALRKMKYKKCHKLEKFGRNA, from the exons ATGGCAGCATCGGATTTTCTAATCTCCAGAGGTACTAGTA tttttatttcaggtcACGAAGTAAACAGACCCATCACTTTAAGAATAAAGATTGAGGAGTTGAATTCGATGAGTTATAGACAGATCGAAAAGCTGGCGAAGGAAAAGCCCAACATCACTCGTCGTGACCGTGTGTCCGAG gaaaTTCTTATTGAGGTTCAACACTCCCAGAATCTCCATTCAGACAGTCATTTCATATCAACTGATGAGACAACAGATGATTCTACTATGGAATCAGAAGTTGTACAAGAACCAACTGTCTCAAAATGTGGCAGGAAATGTggaaaccaaaattcaaaagaagagCAAAAGGCATTGCCTGTTAGCAAGAAAGCAAAAGAGTCTGCTGACCACGCTTTAAACTCAACATTTTCAGTTGACGAGCAAatgttccagcagcagcagaatcaACTgctagagaaaaaacaacagcagcaacaacaactgcaggagcagcagcaacaacaacaactgcaggAGCAACAATTGCGAAAGCAGGAGATACTACTGCAGCTAAAGCAATTGAGAGAGGAGTtgcaacaactgcagcagGAGAAGCAGCAAATCCAACAGAGAATGGAGGagctgcaacaacagcaacaacaactgcagGAAGAACAACAGCAGCTGGAGCAGCTACGCCAACAACTGCAGCTTTCAATTCAAGcattgagaaaaatgaaatataaaaaatgtcacaaattggaaaaatttggGCGTAATGCTTAA
- the LOC124194919 gene encoding serum response factor homolog A-like isoform X2 — protein MAASDFLISRVFISGHEVNRPITLRIKIEELNSMSYRQIEKLAKEKPNITRRDRVSEEILIEVQHSQNLHSDSHFISTDETTDDSTMESEVVQEPTVSKCGRKCGNQNSKEEQKALPVSKKAKESADHALNSTFSVDEQMFQQQQNQLLEKKQQQQQQLQEQQQQQQLQEQQLRKQEILLQLKQLREELQQLQQEKQQIQQRMEELQQQQQQLQEEQQQLEQLRQQLQLSIQALRKMKYKKCHKLEKFGRNA, from the exons ATGGCAGCATCGGATTTTCTAATCTCCAGAG tttttatttcaggtcACGAAGTAAACAGACCCATCACTTTAAGAATAAAGATTGAGGAGTTGAATTCGATGAGTTATAGACAGATCGAAAAGCTGGCGAAGGAAAAGCCCAACATCACTCGTCGTGACCGTGTGTCCGAG gaaaTTCTTATTGAGGTTCAACACTCCCAGAATCTCCATTCAGACAGTCATTTCATATCAACTGATGAGACAACAGATGATTCTACTATGGAATCAGAAGTTGTACAAGAACCAACTGTCTCAAAATGTGGCAGGAAATGTggaaaccaaaattcaaaagaagagCAAAAGGCATTGCCTGTTAGCAAGAAAGCAAAAGAGTCTGCTGACCACGCTTTAAACTCAACATTTTCAGTTGACGAGCAAatgttccagcagcagcagaatcaACTgctagagaaaaaacaacagcagcaacaacaactgcaggagcagcagcaacaacaacaactgcaggAGCAACAATTGCGAAAGCAGGAGATACTACTGCAGCTAAAGCAATTGAGAGAGGAGTtgcaacaactgcagcagGAGAAGCAGCAAATCCAACAGAGAATGGAGGagctgcaacaacagcaacaacaactgcagGAAGAACAACAGCAGCTGGAGCAGCTACGCCAACAACTGCAGCTTTCAATTCAAGcattgagaaaaatgaaatataaaaaatgtcacaaattggaaaaatttggGCGTAATGCTTAA